From a single Leishmania mexicana MHOM/GT/2001/U1103 complete genome, chromosome 7 genomic region:
- a CDS encoding acetylornithine deacetylase-like protein, whose translation MASLQHVRDMLAKLVGFETVSARTNLPLIEYVQGYLAACGVKHVTVMRSADGIHANLLATLPSADGSVEGGLILSGHTDVVPVDGQKWASDPFVLTERDGNLYGRGSCDMKAFIAVCLALVPEWVHAPPRKPVQIALTYDEETTFDGVRQLMRERGSDLKKCEGCIVGEPTMLDLVVAHKGIFYSYITFKGKAAHSSLQTAGYNAIEPAMRVLQKLFEMRDRFARQGPFEEGFNITHTTLCPALTTGGNAMNTIPAECSLGFEFRNVPSHPASVIKEEVWDFIGAETERVKLACPEGGMEVVKRGEVAPFGGNKDASVVKALLAANPERPMVTKVSFCTEAGEYQAAGINSVVCGPGNIEQAHKANEFVSLEQLDKGLLVMRRVVQLMCGGSEASQL comes from the coding sequence ATGGCCTCCCTTCAACATGTGCGTGATATGCTGGCGAAGCTGGTTGGCTTCGAAACGGTAAGTGCGCGCACGAACCTGCCGCTGATCGAGTACGTGCAAGGGTACCTTGCGGCGTGCGGCGTGAAGCACGTGACGGTGATGCGGTCGGCGGACGGGATCCACGCAAACCTGTTGGCGACGCTGCCAAGCGCGGATGGCAGCGTGGAAGGCGGGCTGATCCTGAGCGGGCATACCGATGTTGTGCCAGTGGACGGGCAGAAGTGGGCAAGTGACCCGTTCGTGCTGACGGAGCGCGATGGCAACCTTTACGGGCGCGGGTCGTGCGACATGAAGGCGTTCATTGCGGTGTGCCTTGCACTTGTGCCGGAGTGGGTgcatgcgccgccgcggaagcCTGTGCAAATTGCGCTGACGTACGACGAGGAGACGACGTTCGACGGCGTGCGACAGCTGATGCGCGAGCGGGGAAGCGATCTGAAGAAGTGCGAGGGCTGCATCGTTGGCGAGCCGACAATGCTGGACCTCGTAGTTGCGCACAAGGGCATCTTCTACAGCTACATCACCTTCAAAGGCAAGGCTGCGCACTCTTCGCTGCAGACCGCCGGGTACAACGCCATCGAGCCTGCGATGCGCGTGTTGCAGAAGCTTTTCGAGATGCGTGATCGCTTCGCCCGCCAGGGCCCCTTCGAGGAGGGCTTCAACATCACCCACACGACCCTCTGTCCGGCTCTCACGACCGGCGGCAACGCCATGAATACCATCCCTGCAGAGTGCTCGCTGGGCTTCGAGTTCCGCAACGTGCCATCTCACCCTGCATCTGTTATTAAGGAGGAGGTCTGGGACTTCATCGGCGCGGAGACGGAGCGCGTGAAGCTGGCGTGCCCGGAGGGAGGCatggaggtggtgaagcgCGGCGAAGTCGCGCCCTTTGGCGGGAATAAGGATGCGTCGGTCGTGAAGGCCCTCCTGGCTGCCAACCCTGAGCGTCCGATGGTGACGAAGGTATCTTTCTGCACAGAGGCGGGCGAGTACCAGGCCGCTGGCATCAACTCCGTTGTGTGCGGCCCCGGCAACATTGAACAGGCACACAAGGCGAACGAGTTTGTgtcgctggagcagctggacaAGGGCCTGTTGGTCATGCGGCGCGTGGTGCAGCTGATGTGCGGCGGGAGCGAGGCGAGCCAGCTGTGA